ATACCAAAATACAACCAGACACCTACATCTGCATAATAAATACTATATAAAATGAAAGAGTCACACAACGATTAATTCCAAAACTAACCAGCCAAGAAGCACTCAACATATAGCATTAATTGAATTGTTTCATAATTAGACCTAAATTGAAACCACAGCACAGTAATTATAATCTAGAACAATTAAGACAACCTCAAAGTAATTTCACCACGCAAAAGATATACTGCAAATTCATTCAGAGAACTGAATTTGCCAGAAATTAGTACACACTCAATCTATATTCATAAGTGAAAAGCCAATGACATTGACAACCCAAGAAATCAATATCTCTTAATACTCTTTTTTTCATTCTGTCTCCGCTCGGGAATTATACACACACCAGTAGGCCTCAAACCCTAAACCCTCTGCCTTCCTCTTACAAGGGGAGATAATGCTAATTAAACTAGAACTCATTAGCTCACTCCTGAACCAAATATTCATAAAAGTCTAATTTTTTACACAACATTTTGTTCAAACTATCAAATTCAAACAATAAATCATAAAACTTGGAAGTCTTTTCTAGACCCATCACTCAATCTAgtgataacaacaacaacaaagcctagTTTTTAAAACAACATTATTCTCACATATCACAATGCAACCCCCTTACTCAAAAATCCCATCTTTAAAACATTTCCTacctaaaaaatttacaaacaacAATCCAACACAACcaaatcaacaacaacaacaaaaaaaaaaaaaaaaaattgcgtaaaattgaaatttataacatttctcataaaataGATATCCAAAATGTCAGATCCAACAGTAACTAAACAACgttcaaatcaataaaaaactaaaacccacaaaacaaaaacacgaaaaattccaaaaacccATTTGATAATAAAACCTAAGCAGTAAGAACAACAGCCCCACCAGCCTCCTTAATCTTCTTCTCAGCAATCTTAGACACAAGCTTAGCTTTCACAACAACAGGCTGGTTCTCAGGCAAAACACCTTTACCAAGAACCTTAAAGAACCCGAACTGGGTCACATCGATCACAGGAGCGCTATCCTTAGAAGCCTTGTCTCTTGCTTCTTGAGGCACGAGGGACCAGAGCTTGTCGAGGTTAACAATGGGGCAGTGGAACTTGTTGCGGAGCCTGTGGAAATACCTCATACCCACCTTGCCGAAGAAGCCAGGATGGTACTTGTCGAAGAGGATACGGTGGTGGTGCATGCCTCCGGCGTTTCCGCGACCGCCCGGATGCTTCCTGTGCTTGCCGATACGGCCGTGTCCGGCGCTCACGTGTCCTCTCTTCTTGCGGTTCTTCTTGAAGCGGGTTGTCATGGTGGGTGTGGTGTGGTTTCTTAGAACTCGAGAGAACTTTGTGATGTTGTGTGCGGCGGAGGTGAGGATATGAGTTTGTGAAGGGTTTTATAGATGCTAGGGTGAGACTTAAGGTGTGTTTTTTTACATATTTGaccttttttctaattttattacATCCAggtccctctttttttttttttttttttttttttttttttttttcatttaaaatatatactttagcaTAGAGTTTAGGAGAATAagcataacaaattaaacttaaagttttaaaaataacataacaaattaaatttctgTGTAGGTAAGCGAAACAGTGTGataattagggtttctttttcttttcttttttcaaattttagggttttatttgtTATGCTCTTTAAATTATTaggtttaaaatgtaattttaccttttttttttaatagtataaattatatttttgtgaagagagagagatgagtcCAAAGCAATGTAATTagggataaataaaaaattagggaTAAAAGAAGGAAGGTCTTTATGTAGTGTAAgatagttataatattttttcttcaaaactcaCTCGCATAACATGTAAATATTATAGTTAACGTTCATATAAACAATGGGTGCGAAACTGCAAATTGCTAAATTTGTTATCGTCCAATGGTGATTGCAAATgctaacccccccccccccccagttTACGGTGGATTTATGCGATTAACCTATAGTTATACTTTTATACCattcaccatatatatatatatatatatatatatctcaaaattAGTATAAAATATTCTAtctcaatttcattaaaaaaaatgagtgttCATCTCACTTTAGAAAAAAGTACTTAGGAgggaataaaatgaaaaaaacattCCCTCATActtatttcattcatttctattaaattttcaaataaggTAAAATAAATCCCTTTTTGAAtccattccatttctttttctttcccctcACAAATAAATTGTAAGGATTCAAACTTAGGACTTGATACCAACCAAGGGGATATTGGGCTTTTATccttattttgcaaaaataacAGCAATATATCCctattttaaaactatttaggTCCATGTCCCTGTTTTTGaaacttgtttttttgaaacttgattttaacaaaatcgagttatacataaatttttaattaaaacttgACTTTAGCAAATCAAgtttcacttaatttttttttaattaagtagcaaaatatgcataaaattcgacattgctaatgtcgagttccacttgtaactcaatttttttttaaatcgagTACTAAAACAAAGACACAGacctaaataatttcaaaacaaggACATTGTGCTAGATTCTTTacaaaataagggcaaaagaCCAATATCTCCTACCAACCAAACCATATAGCATAGGAATACACTTTTGCCACTAGAACACACA
The Quercus lobata isolate SW786 chromosome 10, ValleyOak3.0 Primary Assembly, whole genome shotgun sequence DNA segment above includes these coding regions:
- the LOC115962744 gene encoding 60S ribosomal protein L27a-3, with translation MTTRFKKNRKKRGHVSAGHGRIGKHRKHPGGRGNAGGMHHHRILFDKYHPGFFGKVGMRYFHRLRNKFHCPIVNLDKLWSLVPQEARDKASKDSAPVIDVTQFGFFKVLGKGVLPENQPVVVKAKLVSKIAEKKIKEAGGAVVLTA